The genome window ttattgtgtgagctcagctgtgatcagccttgggagcattacaatgtttagttaccttgctatcgatattttcgtgtttatgtgggcacgaagttatgttttggcgttttgtaggctttggttgtgtttctgacccggctgttcacttggttgtgacgagccttggaggtctacaacgtttcctatggtcgagccattgatgttttcgtgtacgcccaaagtaataaatgcagttgtgacaagaaatttgcatgaaataaaagtagccaaacacttcttgtattaaagTAAATGTGTTGGCTGTACGCCCTTTACGATTACATGGTTGTGTTACATGTAGCACTTTCGGAGTTGTTGggcattccaggttcgtggaacctctttgtcgttGATGGTGCGTAGTTTGTAGGTTCCCTTGCCGAGCACTGCATCGATTATgtacgggccttcccatttgggagccagttttCCAGGCTTTTCTGTGTTGGAGGCTTCATTGTCCCTTAGGACATAGTCTCCCGGGTTAAAAGTGCAGACTCGGACTCTGGAGTTGTAATATTTCTCCAGCTTCgttttgtatttggcctcgttgattgcTGACATCTCTctccgttcttctaggaggtctaggtcgatcctcctttcttcttcattGTTGATTACATTCATGGAGAGCATCCTTGGAGATGGCAGCCCGATTTCTGCTGGGATAACAGCTTCAGACCCATAGACCAAACTGAACGGCGTTTCaccgttgcttgtttttggcattgttctatgggcccaCAGTATGCTTGGTAGTTCGTCGACCCAGCCTCTTCGTTTCTCGCCGAGCCTTGCCTTGATACCATCAACGATACTTTTGTTGACTGCCTCTacttgaccattcccttgcgggtgcgCAACCGAAGAGAAGGTATGCTCGATGTGTagttctttgaaccatcgttcgaggtCGTCTGCTGCAAAGTTAGTTCCGTTATCGGTGATGATTCGGAGAGGTAAGCCGAAccggcatatgatttgttcccatatgaatcGTTTGACGACTGCCGATGTGGTTGATGCAAGCGCCTTTGcttctacccacttggtgaagtagtccaccgcgactattatgaacttgacTGCCCCCGGTGCTTCTGGGAAAGGGcctaccatgtctatgccccattgttgaaaaggccatgcggttGTTACGGGCACTGGTTCATTCTTGGGGCGCATGGTCTTTGGCGCATGCCTCTGACAGCCACTACACTTTCTCAGTTCTTTCACAGCATCAAGGTGCATCCCGGGCTAGTAGTATCTggcattcatcacttttgccACTACCATTCGAGGCCCGACATGGATACCACaaattccttcatgcacttcccgGATCAGGTAATTTGCGTCTTCGGCGTCAACACATCGTAGTAGTGGGCCAAGATACGACTTTCGGTACAGTATCCCATCTGCCATCTGATAGTGTTCTGATTTGTATTGGATCTTTCGCGCCTCGGCTTTGTTTTCTGGAAGTATCCCAGACTGCAAGTACATGATTATTGGCGTCATCCAGGACGTTGTTCCTGTCTGGATTACGCTTACTTCTCTGAGTGGAACGGATGGATTGCTCAAGACCTCTATGCGCACATCCTTTGCTAGGTGCTGGAAACTTGTTGATGCAAGCTTGCTTAAAGCGTCCGCcggcttgttttcgcttcgatttatgtggtgcaccttgtagGAATAGAAGGTTTGTAGCAACGTTTTCGCTTGGTTGAGGTGGAGTGCCATTATATCGCCCTTGGCTTCATATTGGTCGTTGATTTGGCCTGCTACTAGCATGGAGTCCACATGTGCTTCGATGTGTCGGACCCCCATTTTGATCGCCAATCGCAGGCCAGCCAAGAAGGCTTCGTACTCTGCTTCGTTGTTTGTGCTCTTGAAATCTAGGCGTATGGCGTATGTGAACTCATGTTTGTCTGGGCTCACCAGCCTTAGCCCTGCACCTGCTCCATCCTCGTTAGATGCACCGTCTGTGTACAACAGCCATGGCTCTTCTGTTTGCTTTTTCTCAGCTTTTTCCATCGCTTTACATTCTCTGTCTTTGTCATCTGGGACTTCCGTCATGAAGTCTGCCAAAACTTGGCCTTTGATTGATGGTCTTGGTCTGAAAACCACATTATGGCCCCCCAGTTCTATTGCCCATTTAGCTAACCTTCCTGATACCTCTGGCCTTGCAAGGATATTTCCAATGTTGTAGTTTGTTAGCACGTGGATGACGTGGTTGGCAAAATACCTGCGCAGCCGTCTTGAAGCGTGAATCAGTGCAAGGACTAGCTTCTCCATGATTGCATACCGAGTCTCTGGATCGGTCAAGGTTCGCGACACATAGTACACTGGTGTTTGAACACCTTGACGATCGACGAGTAGTACAGCCCCGACTGCCCTGTCGGAAGCTGACAGGTAAAGAACCAAAGGTTCTCCCTTGTTTGGTGCGGTTAATGTTGGCAGTTTTATGAGGcaatctttcatctcgcggaacgcactttctgcttccggagtccattggAACTGGCTTTTCTTCATGCAGTTGCGTAAGGTCTTGATGAATGGGAAGGATTTTGCAGCGTGGTCAGCTAGGAAGCGATTGAGTGCGGCTAATCGTCCTGCTAGTTTTTGCATGTCTTTGATGTTTGATGGTGAAGGCATCCTTTCTATGGCTTGGACCTTTTCCGGATTTACCTTAAAACCATCTtttgtgactatgaagcccaggaacttcccttcttccattccGAATGAGCACTTTGCTGGGTTCAACTTGATACTTACGCTGCGTAGCGTATTGAAGGTCTTCTGTATGTTCGCCAGCATCGTGCTTTCCTCTTTGCTCATGATTACCAGATCATCCATGTACACTTCTATGTACTTACCAGTGGCGTCACTGAATGTTTCGTTCATCAACCTTTGGTATGTCGCGCCTGCATTTTTCAAGCCGAAAGGCATCTTGGTGTAGCAATACAGGCCTGTTGGCGTGCGAAATGCGGTTTTATCTTCGTCTTGAACGGCCATTTGaacttgatggtaccctttgtagcaatccagaAAACATTTCCACCGGAATGTTGCCAAAGAATCGATTTTCTCGTCTATGTCTGGTAAAGCGTAGCAGTCACGGGGACACGCCTTGTTCAGATCCTTAtagtcgacacacattctccagCTGCCATTTGGTTTCTTTACCATTACTGGGCTTGCTACCCATGTTTGGTACCTGACTTCTCTGATGATTCCTGCGTTTAGCAACTCTAGCACTTGTTCTTTCATGGCATCGTGTTTGATGTCGCCTAGGTGGCGTTTGGCGTGCACTACTGGCTTTGCGTCTTCTGAGACATTTAGACGGTGTTCTGCTATGTGCCGTGGAACACCGACCATATCAgccggtgtccaggcgaacacgtccatgttTTCGTGCAGTAATTTCTTGAGCGCCGCGCGCGTCAAGTCAGACATGGCGGGCCCCAGGGTGACTGTTTGTTCTGGGTATGTGTTgttcaatacccatttttctgcctctATGCGCGGTGCTGGTTTGCTTGCTTTTGCTGGCCTGATTTCGTCTGTTGCTAGCACTTCTTTGCTTGCGTATATCAACGCGATGCCTGTTTCGGTTGGAAATCCTACGGCGGAGTGTGGTGCAGAACAGATCATACTGAAATCTCCCTGTGATTCTCTTCCTAGGAGGATGTCATGTCTTGAGTGCGCCAGAAGTACCACGAATGTGACTTCTTCAGTCCTTGAATTCCTCCCGTCTGAAAGCAACACCTGAAATGATATTTGCCCTAGGGGAAAGACGGCTTCGTTGCAAAAACCAGTTAGTGGGTAATCGACTGGCTCTAAGCGCGCCTTGTCCTCTTGATCAAattggttgaagcattgttcataTATGATGTCCGCGGTGCTCCCCGGatcaatgaagatgtaatctgttTGGTAGTGGCCAATCACCCCTGGAATGACTATCGGTCGCTTTTCTCTCGGACCTCCTCTAACAACTGGAAAAATAACTTGCTTTTCGCGCCATGAATCATTCTGCGCGCGCTTGTTGTAGTTCTTCCTTGGTCTTCGTGGACCTCCCTGCACCATGTGGGTTTCTAGCTTTCTGAGCTTTTTGTTATCTGGCCCTTCATCTCTTCTTCGTATTTGGCGGTAATCGCGCTTTCCACCTTTGACCAAATGAGTGAGCCTTCCATCTCTCAGGGCTCTCTCGATTTCTTGCTTTAGACTGAAACAGTCGTCAGTTAAGTGGCCCGTatctttgtggaattcacagaagAGATTTGGGTCTTGGCCTCTCTTGTTGCGCATCTGCAAGGGTGGTTTGAACTGATGGTTCTCTGTGGCCAAGACTTCAGAAGGTGTTTTGGTCAGTGGAGTCCACTGTTTTTCTCTGTTTTCTCGCTTTACTTCTTTTCGATGGGCTATTTGATTGATTGTATGGCGTGCGTCTTCCCGTGGAGGGCTTCTTTCTCGGTGTCCAGAAGCCTTCCAGGGTTGATTTCTGCCCCTTCTGTTGTGTCGATCATTATGGTTGTGTGCGCGCTGACGGTGGTCGTCACCGGTCAACTGTCTGTCTGCGCAATGGTTTTGGCTGCTTCTATgaaggtttcccaatctttgggtcctccgtctcGCCCTTTGATTCTTTTAACCAAATCGTCGCACTTGACTGCCCTCATGAAGTGAGCGCGCATCATCTTTTCTGGTATATCTCCGATTTCTAAACATTCTTTGTTGTACCTTGTAATGAAGTCTTCTACGCTTTCGTAGTCTTTTCTCCATATGTTTAAACAGTCGCCGGGGTCTCTGGCTTGTCTTCTCTGCTGAGAGAAGTGTGCTAGGAACTTTTCTCGGAAATCGACCCATGACTTGATTTTACCTGCCGGTAAATTGTCGAACCAAATGCGCGCTGCGCCGACGAATGTCTGAGCAAACAGGTGGCACCAGGTTGGTAAGTTCCATCCACCTGTTGCTCCTGCACCCTTAAACACCTGGAGGTGATCATCTGGGTCTGTCAACCCGTTGTATTTTCCCACGTTGTGTGGTAACTTCGTTTTGTCGATCGCGGCGCAGGCGATTTCTctgatgaattttgaattttcagccatgtccTCGGGACGATAGCTCAAGGTGTAATCATGCTCTGCTTTTGGGTTGTACCCTGCGCGCTTGGTTGGTTTGTATGCTTCGTGTTCCGGATGAAGCCTGCTAAACACCGAGTTCTCTTCCTTGTATGTTGggtcctcttcttcttcttcccatTCTGTGTTCATGTTGCGCGCGCCTAAGCGGGTTCGGATCGGTCTTCGTTGTAGATTGGAGTTTTGTACATTTTGCACCGGTCCTTTCTCTGGACGTAAGTTCCACGCGCTAGTCTGCTGAGCCGTGTGTGTGCTCAGAGACCTTGGTTGTGGAGTTACGAATGCTGTTTGGTTAGCTTGCGCTTGGAGCAGAGCTTGTTGTGCGCTGAGCTGCGTGTAAACGAGGTTTATGGACGCCATCTGTTCGGCGTACCAGGAGGCCAGAGTTTTTCCTTCtggtagccctaaaagtgcagagtagttgagttgtgcttgttccgatggagcAGAGGGGCCTGCTCCATGGCTTAGAGTCTGCATCGGCGAGGGTGTTTGGTGCAATACCCCCGTTGGCGTTTGGAAAACAGCTCCATTTGTGGTTTGAGTGGTGATTCTTGCTGGTGGTGTTTGGAAAGTGGGTCCAGCTGTGGTCTGGTTAACGACCCTAGACACACTCCCAAAGATAGGAGGAAAATCACTGTTCAGTTGCCCCTCTTGGATGGTTTCGTTCCTTTGACTCCTTTGGACGTGTGctgtgtccgaaacgagttcaaaggaagaaacttctccgtcGACTGGGTGTGAGGGAGTTTGTTCAGCCATTTTGACGAGTGTTTGTCAATAGAGAAAAGAGATGAGATTGGTTTTgcaaaaagcggatggcgccaatgttgaaacactggttaacacaaGGATAATCAATGGGGTTATTTCGTCtgtggggttcaacctcttttcTTGCTCGCAACAATGGCTGGAGATCTGCAAAatagtaaacaccgttagtctcgttaagagggggagaaggggggtttccctcttaaccaggctccggcgtgagaataagtactgttctgagagaaataaacagtgtgtgtatagagtgaatatggagagtaaagatcctgaacctgaatgatgaagggtcctatttatagccggagggtgaagaagggaggagcagctgtgccagctgtgggtgcgcgccagctgtccaaccaagaggaatatcctcttggtctgctctgtcatgGCAAGTGTAGTGGCACACGTGGCGTTCTTACATTCGCCCacgctggatacctcgtactggTACCGTCAGACCTGCTTCCTGATTTGTCGCATGCCTATGTGGCATTCTGCGAGTGGTGACACatgttgtcctttatgtcggatagagcatctttggtgccagctGTGAATCATCCAGAAGTTTCTGGAAGCTTCTGGATTGCTTCGCTGACATGGATGCTTTGTGTGCATAagagtggtgtggtccctgccatgtaggcagggaattgggaccatacctcttcacgTCTCCAATAGATAACCCATAAGAAAGTACTATAGGTATCCGAGTCTTTTGTTTCTCGTGTATGTTTTGTTTAGCAAAACGAATCTACCAGTTCATTCTTATAGTTATTCCATAAGAAAGTACGCTTGCAACTAGCTAATTTCAGTTTGCAATTAAATTGTTTAATGATGATCGAAACCGATATTTTTGTTAACAACATTGGTTACAACTCAATGACTTCTAAACCCGGTAAAGGGTTAAGATGGCGTCTCCAATAGATAACCCATAAGCACCCAGTTCGGAGGGTAGTTTAGAGAGGAGTAAACGGGACTTCAGATATGAAGATCGGTTTAGAAGTATGAGAAAACTCCCAAGATTGATTTACATGTCTCAAGTCTTTGAAATGTTGCAACTCATAACAGGGCCGGCTCACTGGGCTTAGGGTCACCAAAAATCAAGAGCCCAAATTTTTAGCAAGTTATTATATAAACAAATGAATTGCAAAATACAACCAGTTTTCTATTAGGAAAAAAAGCCCAGTTTAAAAGTGAAAGACCTAATTTTGAATTAAAAAACTCTAGTTAATATGCATTTTGAATTAAAAAAACTCTAGTTAATATGCATAACTGCGTGTCTATTGACAATTGGTTATTCAATCAATCCCCCAATTAGAGTCGTCATTACCGTTCCCAATTCCCATCATGTTTGCTGCTAACGTAATCTAGGTTATATTCTTATATGAAAGTTTTTTCATTTTGTGAAATTATACAAATTCAAATCTAAAGGGCCCCGTTTTGTGTTTCGTTTAGGGCCCCTAAAACGTTAAGACGGTCGTGACTCATAAGCATCTACAATTCAATATTCATTAAACATCTAAATTCTAGAAACAAATAATACATCCAACTTAAAAATGAAACGAAATTTGTTCCGAATCTTATTTATTTATCAGATTTGAATTTCAGTTGAGTTAATATTGATTTTCCGTTTAACGATATTAAGGTGAATATCGATAATTACTTATCACTATTTCCAAATTTTATTATGTAATAATAAAACATTGGGGTgaagttattgtaaaaaagaccaaaagtgtgaggaaggtaagaaagaatctcaaccattagatctaaattaattgaaaagggtataattgtaaatgcattaacaaattcaaatatggtaatccttgatttaaggatttggagagagaaaaaccTGGATTTTAGGACTTATAACCGtccataaatataacaccattcagagcatgttcatacatgatgttttaaatataacacaattcagaaaatataacaccattcagcacaaaaataacaccattcagcagtaaaaaaaaaacaccatccagtacaagaatataacaccattcagtacaaaaataacaccattcagcacaaaaataacaccattcagcagtaaataaaaaaaacaccattcagtacaaaaataacaccattcagcacaaaaataacaccattcagcagtagATAAAAaaaccattcagtacaaaaaaacaccattcagtacaaaaataacaccattcaacacaaaaataacaccattcagcagtaagtaaaaaaaaacaccattcagtacaaaaataacaccattcagtacaaaaataataccattcagtacaagatataacaccattcagtaaagaaaaaaataacacccctgtatcatcttctccacttccggcaccaccactggcacttccggcaccaccactgctGCACCACTGCTGCCGATCCGCACAACCACTGCCGCTGCCCGCTCGCCGTCGCCGCTGCCGCTCGCCGTCGCCGCTCGTCGCTCGCCGTTGCCGCTCGTCGTCGCCGCTGTTCGATCGATTATAGAGATAGACGAACCCTGAATCAAGTTTGGAGACCAAGATCACGAACCCTGGTTCGTTTGGTTGAGATGCTTTAATCTGAGATCAAAACGAAATGGGAACCGAACATCTCTTAGGCTAGTTGGAAATCATGAAGCAACAAAGAATCATGTGCGTGATTGATCGGGGCACAAGAAGTCGAGATATGGAGGTTTAGCGGcattagggttttgaaattgtagagagagagagaaactgtACGATCAATTGGAGAGAGAGATCAGAATTATAGGAATTTTGATTTACAGTTTCCTATTTTgaatggatataaagactttattacccctataattttcaattcagtccaaattaagaaatttttttttacattttggtccctattgatctcaaccattagatcaaaaagatctaatggttgagattcttttttacctttctcacactttgagcCTTTTTTATAGGATCCTAACTCTAAGCATCTACAATTCAATATTCAATATTCATTAAACATCTAAATTCTAGAAACAAATAATACATCCAACTGAAAAATGAAACGAAATTTGTTCCGAATCTTATTTATTTATCAGATTTGAATTTCAGTTGAGTTAATATTGTGTTTCGTTTAGGGCCCCTAAAACGTTAAGACCGTCGTGACTCATAAGCATCTACAATTCAATATTCATTAAACATCTAAATTCTAGAAACAAATAATACATCCAACTGAAAAATGAAACGAAATTTGTTCCGAATCTTATTTATTTATCAGATTTGAATTTATGTTGAGTTAATATTGATTTTCTGTTTATCGATATTAAGGTGAATATCGATAATTACTTATCACTATTTCCAAATTTTATTATGTAATAATAAAACATTGTATATAATGGTCATCACAATTTTAAAATCAAGCAATGACTTTCCCAAAAGGTTATTAAGAATTTGAAAATAAAAGTACGCTCTGGTTTAATGACCTTTCCACACGTTGTCAAGCGATGTGATAATTAGTGACCATCATGAATTcgaatataataataataataaaactgcttttcttcttttataaaatttaaaatgaCTTTTctcaaaaagccttatcatattACATGTAGGTTCAAGGTGTGGGCAGCACAATATTAAAAAGTGGTGTTAAGGAGGCCTTACATTTATTCTCATTTACACCTATGGTAGTCAAAGTTTGATTGCATATTTAAGACACATATAATCAAATGTATTTTAATGCATTGGATTTCTAATGATCAAACACTATAGTTATGAACTTACATTGAAGATCCAAAAACTGGACTGAAGTCTAGTTTGTGTGGACAAGTTAACCCTGTACACGTAACAAACCGTTAGGCTTATCGCAAAGATGAGAGAGCCACTCTGCAACCACCCTTCCGGTTTAAGGATAAGTATTTGATTAGAGAGGGAAATATAGGACGAAGGTTCAGAGAAATCATACTTGAAATATACTTGAAGAGCGTATTTATACTTGCCCATGTAGATGACGTCACTAGGCCGGGACGCACCACTTGATGTGCGTCCTTAAAAGGGGGGAAGGGGCCGGACAGCTTCATAAGTCATGGAGAAGTTGTCCTAACGTCTGTCTTTTGTAGGAGTTCGTTCTGTAGTATCTGTTATGGCCTAAGGTTTGGTTCGGCTATATAGCTACATATATATAGTTATTTCATACTAAAATTTTGCATATACATGTTTTCGCAACTCAGGACTCATCCATTTAATCCATAGTGGTCACACATTGTGATTTTTTATGCTTTAGAATTTAGATCTTGGTATCTTTAGCTTAAAGATGCCATATGGTCATTGATTGTTGGTCGAAGTACATTTTTTTTCAACAAATACTCAAAAATGAAATCTTTTATATAAAcacattattttaatacattacATATGTTCATATACGGGCGTTCATCTGTTCAAATATTGTTTATTTGGTTCAACTTTGATTTTTTTGCCCTAACCGAAAATCAAACCGATCCAAATTAGACATGAGTATAACCAAACTAAATTCAATCGATTTACTCGGTTAATTCAGTTTCGGTTAATTCAGTTTGATTATCCGATTAAACCAATTACCATACGGTTTACTTGATTAAATTCAGTTCGGTTATCTAAATAAGCAAGATTTGTAAAACCGAAAATCAGATTCACAATTCAAATACGATAAGAAACCTAATCAAAAACCGAATTCATAACCCGGTTCAGTTTTCTTCTGTTACGGGTCTGTTTCGGGTTTTTTTCGGTTTTCGGTTTTTTAACACCACTATGTTCAAATCATATTTTTGGAACAACAAATGATCTCAACTTTGTAAGGGACTTATTTGGATATAAACCATAATACAAGGGCTCAATATAAaccatacaatacatacatacagcTAACCTTTAAATCTCTCTGTAGTGTTtatcatcctcatcatcttcGTGCAAAAGTCCCATCAccttcatctctttctctctctaaacccccATTTTCTCTCTCTACAATTCAACTGATTACCGTCTCGATCAACCGTCTCCGGCCATGGTAAATCTCTCCGAACAACATTATCTCTTACTTGTTTGCTTCGATTGAATTAATACACGATATAACTCTAGCTTGTTGATTTTGTTTATAATTTTGGTTGAATTGTTATAATTTGGTTAAGTGTTTGTATCTGAATGAGTTGAGTTGTGTTTTGTGTAGTGTAATTATTATGTTAGGTTTTGATTTGATGTGAagtttttgatgaatttgaaACCCTAGGGTTGTAGGTGAGTAATTGGATCCAGATTTGTGTTTCTGGCGTTGGTTTATGAATTTAGATCTGGATTTTGGTGAAGTTTTGAGAGTTAAAGTTGTTGTTCTTGTTTGTTTGGCGGATTAGATATGATACAAGTGGATAATAAAGTGAATTTCACTTGTTTGTTTGGTAGTTTGTAGCTAAAAgcctaaaatatgttgtttggatCCAGATTTGAGGTTAGATCCGAATGGTTCAGATGtagttttttactttttgtaCCTTTTTTATGTTTTTGCCCAAAAGTTCCCTTCACAGCAATGGTTTGTTTAATGACAATGGGATTCAATACAACTAGGGGGCGTTTGGTTCACATAATTCGTTGGaaatggaattggaattggaatttaaatgattcttttgaaaataccaaatGAGTTTGGTTGCATTTGTTATGGAATTggaatataaaaaaaattggatGATGGTGTGGCGATGGCAGTCGATGCAGCCGGTGCAGGTGGCGGCAATGGTGACAGAGGTCGGTGGCGGCGGTCGGTGACGAGTGGCGGTGGATGCAGGTTGGTGGCGGGTGGTGATGAAGTGGGTGGCGGGTGGTGGCCAAGGCTGGTGGTAACGGTTGGCGGCGGTCGGTGGCAGGTTGTGGCAGAAGTGGCGGGTGGTAGAGGTTGGGGTTATTTGTCGTGTTGAAAACATTCCTATGAAATCCTTTGATATGTTCAGTTCCACCAAATGGGGATTTCATTGGAATCAAATTCAGTTCCAATTCCTTTGCTTGGCCAACCAAACATGATAAAGGATTGGAAATAATCCGTGAACCAAACAGGCCGTTAGAAAGTCAGCCCTTGCTACTGCAAGTATGGATTCTTTCTGTTCAATAGGTAATTAGGTATACAGTGTAATCaacttatataaggagaatagaTTTTAAAGCTTTAAATTTTTAAGTCATGTGATTAAATTTGTCGATAAATCGCATGTGGCATGATTTGaagcttggtttaaaaaagcgcgaggCAATCCGAAGCGTTTTGAAGCGAAGCGATGAAGCGCGAAACGTGAGGCGTGAGGCGAGAGCTTCACGTATGCGAGGtgctaaaataataaaaataaaaaataaaaagtatattCTACAACATATTATACTCGTTAATCAatcataaaaacaaaaacataattaTATAACACACTTAAACGATTAAAAAGCATAATCAAAACGTACAGTTAAAGTCAAAACACACTTAAACACTTCAAAATTATAGTTCAAAATCCAAACACACTTCAAAAGCATAGTTCAAAATCCAAACAcacttaaaacacttaaaaacaTACACATGACATAGTCTTCTAATTTTGAAGCTGATTTAACAGGAAATGAAAAAAATGAACTTGAAGCTGAAACAGGAAATGTAGCGATTTAACAGGAAATAAAAAAATGAACTTGAAGCTGATTAAAACAGGAAATATAAAAAAGAAGAAGCAGGCAGCAATGAAGAAGAAGCAGGCAGCAGCAGCAGCGTGAAGAAGAAGAAGCTGCAGCCAGCGTGATTTTTTTTAGGGTTTAGACTTGATAGAATCTGTTTTTAAAAGCAGGTCGCAGGTAAATTAGGCCCATGTTGGTGGGCTTTTTAATTATACAACAAACATTATAAAACCAGCCCAGAATGATGCCTCAGCCGCCTAACGCCTCGAAATACTAGCCATTAAGCCCGCTTCATAGCGCCTCATGTACTTTAGCGCTTTGCCACTTTATGTGAAAAAAAGCGCTTTTATGGGCGCCTCGGGCGCCTCACGCCTTAAGCGCGCCTTAAgctcgcttttttaaaccaagattTGAAGTTCGTGGATACTTGTTCTAAGATGGAATAATTTGTCGTAAAGATGGCACTTTAAGAACATTTTAGCATTGGATTGTacttgttttatgttttttttttctctctgCGGCTTATGAAATGTTTATTGGCTTGATACACAAATTAACTACAGTTAGTTAACACAGAAGGTTTGTGTACACAAGTTACTTCCTATGTTTACACCTATAGTCTTAATGAGTAAACTTACATTTTGTAGGCTAACGCTGCATCTGGGATGGCTGTGCATGATGAATGCAAACTAAAGTTTTTGGAACTGAAGGCAAAAAGAACATTccgttatattatttttaagattgAGGAGAAACAAAAGGAAGTGATCGTGGAAAAAGTTGGCGAGCCAACCCAAAGCCACGAAGATTTTGCTGCGTCACTACCTGCTGGTGAATGTCGATACGCTGTCTTTGATTATGACTTTGTTACTGCAGAGAATTGCCAAAAAAGCAGGATCTTTTTCATTGCATGGTAGTACAAGATACTGAATTCAACTTTATACCTTTTACTAGGGTTGAAAAATGGGTGGATAAACAATCTAATAAATAATCATTTtacctttatttttttaaacttcaagttttcatata of Helianthus annuus cultivar XRQ/B chromosome 1, HanXRQr2.0-SUNRISE, whole genome shotgun sequence contains these proteins:
- the LOC110893919 gene encoding actin-depolymerizing factor 4 — protein: MANAASGMAVHDECKLKFLELKAKRTFRYIIFKIEEKQKEVIVEKVGEPTQSHEDFAASLPAGECRYAVFDYDFVTAENCQKSRIFFIAWSPDTAKVRNKMIYASSKDRFKRELDGIQVELQATDPTEMDLDVFKSRAN